The Microscilla marina ATCC 23134 genome has a segment encoding these proteins:
- the rpoN gene encoding RNA polymerase factor sigma-54 has product MLKQNLSTSLVQKLSPQQIQFIKLLQIPTAELHTRIEEELEINPILEEGREEKEKEKDEMSNSDSSDNDDEDYDEQPEVDMEEEISIEDYLHEEEMNGYKMYGDGASREEDKEIPLPMSTTLNDSLLIQLGFLGLDERQKTIAQQLIGSIDGDGYIRRAIEAIVNDLAFSQNVETTEEEIEQILNKVQYFDPPGIAARDLQECLMIQLKRRDDDGEVSEAAMKIVENCFEEFTKKHYDKIKKKLDASDEILKKAVDTITKLNPKPGGESGSSFAQRQYIIPDFILANNNSKLELSLNSRNAPELRINQTYAEMLDTYSKSDKKDKKIKETVTFVKQKLDAAKWFIDAIKQRQQTLLRTMNAIIEYQYEFFLEGDESKFRPMILKDIADKISMDISTISRVANSKSIQTDFGIYPLKYFFSEGISTKTGEDVSSREVKHVLKELVNSENKKKPLSDDKLEKLLKEKGYKIARRTVAKYREQLGIPVARLRKKL; this is encoded by the coding sequence ATGCTAAAACAAAACCTAAGCACATCACTCGTACAGAAACTGTCTCCACAGCAGATTCAGTTTATCAAGTTGCTACAGATTCCTACTGCTGAGCTTCATACCCGCATCGAAGAAGAATTAGAGATTAACCCCATACTGGAAGAAGGAAGAGAAGAAAAAGAGAAAGAAAAAGATGAAATGTCTAATTCTGACAGCTCAGACAACGACGATGAGGACTATGACGAGCAGCCAGAAGTAGACATGGAGGAAGAAATCAGCATAGAAGACTACCTCCACGAAGAAGAAATGAACGGCTATAAAATGTATGGCGATGGCGCTTCACGCGAAGAAGATAAAGAAATACCTTTGCCCATGAGTACTACCCTCAACGACAGCCTCCTGATTCAATTAGGCTTTTTGGGACTCGACGAGCGTCAAAAAACCATTGCCCAGCAACTCATCGGAAGCATAGATGGCGATGGCTACATTCGCCGGGCTATTGAAGCGATTGTAAACGACCTGGCTTTTTCGCAAAATGTAGAAACCACCGAAGAAGAAATAGAGCAAATACTCAACAAGGTTCAATATTTTGATCCTCCGGGCATTGCCGCCCGCGACTTGCAAGAGTGTTTGATGATTCAGCTTAAGCGCCGCGATGACGACGGAGAAGTAAGCGAAGCCGCGATGAAAATTGTAGAAAACTGTTTTGAGGAGTTTACCAAAAAACATTACGATAAAATAAAGAAAAAGCTGGATGCCAGCGACGAAATACTCAAAAAAGCAGTAGATACCATTACCAAGCTCAACCCCAAACCCGGTGGAGAGTCTGGCAGTTCTTTTGCCCAACGGCAATACATCATTCCTGATTTTATTCTTGCCAACAATAACAGTAAACTGGAGCTTTCGCTCAACTCGCGCAATGCACCTGAGCTACGCATTAACCAAACCTACGCCGAAATGCTGGATACCTACAGCAAGAGCGACAAAAAAGACAAGAAAATAAAAGAAACGGTGACTTTTGTAAAGCAAAAGTTAGACGCAGCTAAGTGGTTTATAGACGCTATTAAGCAACGTCAGCAAACTTTGCTCAGAACAATGAACGCCATCATAGAGTATCAATATGAATTTTTCCTGGAAGGTGATGAGAGCAAATTCCGCCCAATGATTTTGAAAGATATTGCTGATAAAATCAGCATGGATATTTCTACCATATCAAGGGTGGCCAACAGCAAGTCTATCCAAACCGACTTTGGAATTTATCCACTTAAATATTTCTTCTCTGAGGGCATTTCTACCAAAACAGGCGAAGACGTAAGTAGCCGTGAGGTAAAACATGTATTGAAAGAATTAGTAAACTCTGAAAATAAGAAAAAACCTCTTTCTGATGATAAGCTGGAAAAGTTACTCAAAGAAAAAGGCTATAAAATTGCCCGACGTACTGTGGCAAAATACCGCGAGCAATTAGGAATTCCTGTAGCTCGTCTACGAAAAAAGTTGTAA
- a CDS encoding DUF2911 domain-containing protein: protein MKNLQRFAILLVVIITNLSIVYAQGMKRVSPAATTKGTINGTKVEIKYSQPAVKGRKIWGGLVAYNKVWRTGANEATTFEISKDVKIQGKTLAKGKYALFTIPGSKEWTIIFNKKAKQWGAYDYNKAKDALRVKATSQKSSTNQERLTFKIEGNQVKMRWEKLVLTFKVK from the coding sequence ATGAAAAACCTACAAAGATTTGCTATACTACTTGTTGTGATTATTACCAACCTGTCTATAGTTTATGCCCAAGGTATGAAGAGGGTAAGCCCCGCTGCCACAACCAAAGGCACCATTAATGGTACAAAAGTTGAAATCAAGTATTCTCAACCTGCAGTAAAAGGACGCAAAATTTGGGGAGGGCTAGTAGCCTATAACAAAGTATGGCGTACGGGAGCTAACGAAGCTACAACTTTTGAAATAAGTAAAGATGTAAAAATACAAGGCAAAACCTTGGCAAAAGGCAAGTATGCATTGTTTACCATTCCGGGAAGTAAAGAGTGGACAATTATTTTTAATAAAAAAGCCAAACAATGGGGCGCTTATGACTACAACAAAGCAAAAGATGCGTTGCGAGTAAAAGCTACTTCCCAAAAAAGCAGTACAAACCAGGAAAGGTTGACTTTTAAGATTGAAGGCAATCAAGTAAAAATGCGCTGGGAAAAACTTGTATTGACTTTTAAAGTGAAATAA
- the gltB gene encoding glutamate synthase large subunit encodes MQFYDPNYEKSSCGVGFIASRHTNYSYEIIQQTLHALKCEEHRGACSADQVTGDGAGVMLDIPFELLGYERQTIALATLFAPQNRERRRKSLRIFEDTFAFMGMKVLEYREVPVNPEVLGEEARKGMPYIMHAILDRPAHCRTNTSFDKLLYVAKQYTRTKLQQSEACELFFASLSANTVVYKGLCKSKDLDRFYLDLQNPAFKSRFGLFHRRFSTNTTTSWDKAQPFRLIGHNGEINTITGNRSWALSREMTLGLFEGELLTHEGVSDSGSLNEMVEALKYRSSIPRLGEILAIMMPPAHHDNSFYKFWSRVMEPWDGPALITYSNGRSLGARLDRNGFRPCRWAMTNDFFYLSSEAGSFQIKEKDILQKGTLQAGTGVHFNLNTGKEDFTDPSQTPENFDVHFDHRTFTLPYSDTEQEAPQHLHKKHLFNYTKEDYSKILIPMITEGKEPIGSMGDTARLAVFSTEPRSFFDYFCHNFAQVTNPPLDYLRERYVTDLKTYLGRQPNIFAKKDLIPPPMALELPSPVLSLKQMEYVESLNALNTSSKVISKVFDISFKREYGAVGCQNRLDQLNKEVKKAIVEDDVSVVILSDQNADYDHPPIPVLLALRSVVEHMRQSGLRLKFSLVIHSGEIRTTHHVATTIGMGAAAVCPYLALEVARYEDDKKLAKLSPSQKEQNLINAYENGLLKIMSKMGISVVQSYQSSQLFTSIGVSCQIIERYFSGVTCVLSGIALKGIVDNVLRNTEQAKQAEEADKLINNYLFKEHARGQAGEKHAMTNVRSKVVHELVRSEGNTTTDQKLYNDYLELGHNDEPVHIRHLFQLKPAPKRAPKKEDKKGEVQPKEDIMRKFGSGAMSFGALSAEAQRDIFLAMREIGGRSNSGEGGENPYYYTEGISATAKQVASGRFGVNALYLVSGDEVQIKIAQGAKPGEGGQLMGKKVNAEIAFARHSSEGVDLISPPPLHDIYSIEDLKQLIYELKQLKPGIKVTVKLVSGAGIGTVAVGVAKAGADVIHVSGGDGGTGAASLSSMKHAGLPWEFGLWAVHQALVHNQLRGGIVLRTDGSLATGKDVVMAAILGAEEYDFGKLLLIAQGCVMARVCEKNTCPTGIATHAERFKAKYKGTKEHIVKMMRFIAEDVQKELKAIGQLSLESIIGNTDLLGANPTHAGLIREKELDLGFFLSEPIPYDPITQHFDSPFVDEVNVLNQEMVKATQVSLSQNVPISLNYDIMAVDRAVLATLAGAIALRQHQNIGHQFTSQKADSEAPTPYTQQITATFTGSAGQGFGVFMVDNLDVTLYGEANDSVAKGMSGGKMVIRPHREATFAAEHNVIIGNCALYGATGGTLFVNGLAGDRFAVRNSGALAVVEGVGLHACEYMTQGKVIILGTTSYNIGGGMTGGEVIVFGEKEKFVNQEYLQKYPLNSEELNELKQAIEQYQTATHSHRAKALLAGWDKSQYAFQRYLPIGMVKKRKDIPEVVDVPVA; translated from the coding sequence ATGCAATTCTACGATCCAAATTATGAAAAATCATCTTGTGGGGTTGGGTTTATAGCCAGCCGTCATACAAACTATAGTTATGAAATTATACAGCAAACCTTACATGCACTTAAGTGCGAAGAACATCGGGGAGCCTGCAGTGCCGATCAGGTAACAGGTGATGGGGCAGGTGTAATGCTCGACATACCTTTCGAGTTATTAGGTTACGAGCGTCAAACTATAGCCTTGGCTACCTTGTTTGCCCCTCAAAACCGTGAAAGAAGACGCAAATCGCTCCGAATATTTGAAGATACCTTTGCTTTTATGGGAATGAAAGTGTTAGAATACCGCGAAGTTCCTGTAAACCCCGAAGTGCTTGGCGAAGAAGCCCGCAAAGGAATGCCCTACATTATGCATGCCATCCTAGACCGCCCTGCACATTGCCGAACCAACACTTCTTTTGATAAATTACTCTACGTAGCCAAACAATATACCCGTACCAAGCTCCAGCAAAGTGAGGCTTGCGAACTGTTTTTTGCCTCCTTATCGGCAAACACAGTAGTATACAAAGGACTGTGCAAATCAAAAGACCTTGATAGGTTTTACCTCGATTTACAAAACCCTGCTTTCAAGAGCCGCTTTGGCTTGTTTCACCGCAGGTTTAGTACCAATACTACCACCTCTTGGGACAAGGCTCAGCCCTTTCGTCTGATTGGACACAATGGCGAGATCAATACCATTACGGGTAACCGTTCGTGGGCATTGTCCAGAGAAATGACTTTGGGGCTTTTTGAAGGTGAACTGTTAACTCACGAAGGGGTCAGCGATTCGGGCAGCCTCAACGAGATGGTAGAGGCACTTAAGTATCGCAGTAGTATTCCACGTTTGGGAGAGATTTTGGCGATTATGATGCCTCCTGCGCACCACGACAACTCTTTCTATAAATTTTGGAGCAGGGTAATGGAGCCCTGGGATGGTCCAGCGTTGATTACTTACTCAAACGGGCGAAGCCTGGGGGCACGACTTGACCGGAACGGTTTCAGGCCTTGCCGCTGGGCAATGACCAACGATTTCTTTTACCTTTCTTCCGAGGCAGGCTCTTTTCAGATCAAAGAAAAAGACATTTTACAAAAAGGAACCTTACAAGCGGGTACTGGGGTGCATTTTAACCTCAACACGGGCAAAGAAGACTTTACCGACCCTAGCCAAACGCCCGAAAATTTTGACGTACATTTCGATCACCGTACCTTTACACTGCCTTACAGCGACACCGAACAGGAAGCGCCCCAGCATTTGCACAAGAAGCACTTGTTTAATTATACTAAAGAAGACTATTCAAAAATACTGATTCCTATGATCACCGAGGGCAAAGAGCCCATAGGCTCCATGGGAGATACAGCACGTTTGGCGGTTTTTTCAACCGAACCCAGGTCATTTTTTGACTATTTTTGCCATAACTTTGCCCAGGTTACCAATCCACCCCTTGACTACCTTCGGGAACGCTATGTCACTGACTTGAAAACCTATTTGGGGAGACAACCCAATATTTTCGCCAAAAAAGACTTGATCCCTCCTCCAATGGCACTAGAGCTACCCAGCCCTGTATTGAGTCTCAAACAGATGGAATATGTAGAAAGTCTAAATGCGCTCAATACTTCGTCAAAAGTAATTTCGAAGGTGTTTGACATTAGCTTTAAGCGGGAGTATGGAGCGGTAGGTTGCCAAAATCGCTTAGATCAACTCAACAAAGAAGTAAAAAAGGCCATTGTAGAAGACGATGTGTCAGTAGTGATTTTGAGCGACCAAAATGCTGATTATGACCACCCACCTATTCCGGTATTGCTTGCCCTGCGCAGCGTGGTAGAGCACATGCGTCAATCGGGCTTGCGTCTCAAGTTTTCTTTGGTCATTCATTCAGGCGAAATACGTACTACTCATCACGTAGCTACTACTATAGGTATGGGAGCCGCAGCAGTGTGTCCTTACCTTGCCCTAGAGGTGGCACGCTACGAAGACGATAAAAAACTGGCAAAACTGTCGCCTAGTCAAAAAGAACAAAACCTGATCAATGCCTATGAAAACGGTTTGCTGAAGATTATGTCTAAAATGGGCATTTCGGTGGTGCAAAGCTACCAAAGCTCTCAGTTGTTTACCTCCATTGGCGTAAGTTGTCAGATTATTGAACGCTACTTTAGCGGGGTTACTTGTGTGCTCAGTGGCATTGCCCTCAAGGGCATTGTAGACAATGTGTTACGTAATACTGAACAGGCAAAACAAGCCGAAGAAGCCGATAAACTCATCAACAATTATTTGTTTAAAGAACACGCTCGTGGACAGGCAGGCGAAAAACACGCCATGACCAATGTGCGTTCCAAGGTAGTGCATGAGTTGGTACGTAGCGAAGGTAATACTACAACTGACCAAAAACTCTATAATGATTACCTAGAACTGGGGCACAACGACGAGCCAGTACATATTCGTCATTTGTTTCAACTAAAACCAGCCCCCAAAAGAGCCCCAAAAAAAGAGGACAAGAAAGGTGAAGTACAGCCAAAAGAAGACATCATGCGAAAATTTGGTTCTGGAGCCATGTCTTTTGGGGCGTTAAGTGCCGAAGCCCAGCGCGATATATTTTTGGCAATGCGCGAAATAGGCGGCAGGAGTAACAGTGGCGAAGGCGGCGAAAACCCTTATTATTACACCGAAGGCATTTCGGCTACCGCCAAACAAGTGGCTTCGGGTAGGTTTGGAGTCAATGCTTTGTATCTGGTGTCAGGCGATGAGGTACAAATAAAAATAGCCCAAGGAGCCAAACCAGGAGAGGGTGGGCAGTTGATGGGTAAAAAAGTCAATGCAGAAATTGCCTTTGCCCGCCATTCGTCAGAGGGAGTAGACCTGATATCGCCTCCACCTTTGCACGACATTTATAGCATAGAAGACCTCAAACAGCTCATTTATGAGCTCAAGCAACTCAAGCCAGGTATTAAAGTAACCGTAAAACTGGTATCGGGAGCTGGTATAGGCACCGTAGCTGTAGGGGTAGCAAAAGCTGGGGCTGATGTGATTCATGTGTCAGGTGGTGATGGTGGCACGGGAGCCGCCTCGCTCTCGTCTATGAAACACGCTGGCTTGCCCTGGGAGTTTGGCTTGTGGGCAGTACATCAGGCATTGGTGCACAATCAGTTGAGGGGTGGGATAGTGCTCAGAACCGACGGGAGCCTTGCTACAGGCAAAGACGTTGTCATGGCGGCCATTTTAGGCGCTGAAGAGTACGATTTTGGTAAACTGCTGCTTATTGCCCAAGGCTGTGTAATGGCAAGGGTATGCGAAAAAAACACCTGCCCTACAGGCATCGCCACCCACGCCGAGCGGTTCAAAGCAAAGTACAAAGGCACCAAAGAACACATTGTAAAGATGATGCGTTTTATTGCCGAAGATGTACAAAAAGAATTAAAGGCAATCGGGCAGCTGTCGCTGGAAAGCATCATTGGCAACACCGATTTGCTGGGTGCCAACCCCACCCATGCGGGGCTTATCAGAGAGAAAGAACTGGACTTGGGCTTTTTCTTATCAGAGCCCATTCCTTATGATCCAATTACCCAACATTTCGACAGCCCTTTTGTAGACGAAGTAAATGTGCTGAACCAAGAGATGGTAAAAGCCACTCAGGTGAGCTTAAGTCAAAATGTGCCCATTTCACTCAATTATGATATTATGGCGGTAGACCGTGCCGTGCTTGCCACCCTTGCCGGAGCTATAGCCTTACGGCAACACCAAAACATTGGCCATCAATTTACCTCGCAAAAAGCAGACAGTGAAGCTCCCACGCCTTATACCCAACAAATTACTGCTACTTTTACCGGAAGCGCAGGTCAGGGGTTTGGTGTATTTATGGTAGACAACCTGGACGTTACGCTTTATGGCGAAGCCAACGACTCAGTAGCGAAGGGCATGTCAGGCGGTAAAATGGTCATTCGTCCTCACCGAGAAGCCACTTTTGCTGCCGAACATAACGTAATTATTGGCAACTGTGCTTTGTATGGGGCAACCGGAGGTACCCTGTTTGTCAATGGTTTGGCAGGCGATCGTTTTGCCGTGCGTAACAGTGGGGCTCTTGCAGTAGTAGAAGGGGTAGGCTTGCACGCTTGCGAGTATATGACCCAGGGCAAGGTAATAATTTTGGGCACTACCTCTTACAACATTGGTGGAGGAATGACAGGGGGTGAAGTGATTGTGTTTGGGGAAAAAGAAAAGTTTGTCAACCAGGAATACCTACAAAAGTACCCGCTCAACAGCGAAGAGTTAAACGAACTAAAACAAGCCATTGAGCAATACCAGACAGCTACCCATAGCCACCGTGCCAAGGCACTGCTTGCTGGTTGGGATAAAAGCCAATATGCTTTTCAACGGTATTTGCCTATAGGTATGGTAAAAAAACGTAAGGATATACCAGAAGTGGTAGATGTGCCCGTGGCTTAG
- a CDS encoding SDR family oxidoreductase: MKTVLITGSSSGIGKAAVQFFQSKGWQVAATMRRPERETDLNQLDNVKLYELDVTNNELVKAAIDQAIQDFGGIDVVINNAGYGLAGPFETASEAQIERQFDTNLFGVMRVTREVLPHFRARKAGMFINITSIGGLITLPYFSLYHGTKWALEGFTESLRFELDPFNIKVRLVEPGGVNTDFASRSLAMTTTDTDIEAYNEHLEKIFAAYTDENRALQRSAPAQIAEVIYEAATSESDQMKYVAGEDAKQLWQARQSMTLEDFHGMIKTNFGLNENVEA; the protein is encoded by the coding sequence ATGAAAACAGTACTAATCACCGGAAGCTCTTCAGGAATAGGCAAAGCAGCCGTTCAGTTTTTTCAGTCTAAAGGCTGGCAGGTGGCGGCTACAATGCGTAGACCAGAGCGAGAAACCGATTTAAACCAATTAGACAATGTAAAATTATATGAGTTGGATGTCACCAACAATGAGTTGGTAAAAGCAGCCATTGACCAAGCCATTCAAGACTTTGGCGGTATAGATGTAGTGATTAATAACGCGGGTTATGGCTTGGCAGGACCTTTTGAAACCGCCTCAGAAGCTCAAATAGAACGACAGTTTGACACCAACTTGTTTGGTGTAATGCGAGTTACCCGCGAAGTATTGCCTCACTTTAGGGCACGCAAAGCAGGTATGTTTATCAATATTACTTCTATTGGTGGCTTAATTACTTTGCCTTATTTTTCGTTGTACCACGGTACTAAATGGGCTTTGGAGGGCTTTACCGAATCGCTCAGATTTGAGTTAGACCCTTTCAATATCAAGGTACGCTTGGTAGAACCTGGTGGGGTAAATACTGATTTTGCCAGCCGTTCGCTTGCAATGACTACCACCGATACCGACATAGAGGCATACAACGAGCACTTAGAAAAAATATTTGCGGCGTATACCGACGAAAACCGCGCTTTACAACGTTCGGCACCTGCCCAAATTGCTGAGGTAATTTATGAAGCAGCCACCAGTGAAAGTGACCAAATGAAGTATGTAGCAGGCGAAGATGCCAAACAACTTTGGCAAGCTCGTCAAAGCATGACATTGGAAGACTTTCATGGAATGATCAAAACCAATTTTGGTTTGAACGAAAATGTAGAGGCATAA
- a CDS encoding enoyl-CoA hydratase/isomerase family protein, producing the protein MNTEKTADYQCILYQVTDNTCTITLNRPKVYNALNNQLSAELVQALKVAANDTNVRVVVLTGAGKGFCTGHDLKAPENMQGRAPSEIINQNYKPIIEALRHLAKPVICRLNGVAAGAGCSLALACDMIIASEDASLVQIFVNIGLVMDAGASYFLSQLLPRNKAFELAAKGTPLTAVEAEQWGIVNRVAPAEALDEVLAEELAYFAQAPTKAIGMMKRLLNQAYQSDLPHMIEMEATYQDHASKTKDHTEGIMSFIQKRKANFKGK; encoded by the coding sequence ATGAACACCGAAAAAACTGCCGATTACCAGTGTATTTTATATCAGGTAACCGACAACACCTGCACCATTACCCTCAATCGTCCGAAGGTATACAACGCACTTAACAACCAACTATCTGCCGAATTGGTGCAAGCCCTTAAGGTAGCTGCCAATGATACCAACGTAAGGGTAGTTGTACTTACTGGCGCGGGCAAAGGGTTTTGTACCGGGCACGACCTCAAAGCACCCGAAAACATGCAAGGAAGGGCACCTTCTGAGATCATTAACCAAAATTATAAGCCCATTATAGAAGCATTGCGTCACCTTGCCAAACCCGTGATTTGTCGTTTGAACGGAGTGGCAGCAGGGGCAGGTTGTTCGTTGGCGCTTGCCTGCGATATGATCATTGCCAGCGAAGACGCAAGTCTGGTGCAGATATTTGTAAATATAGGGTTAGTAATGGACGCTGGGGCATCTTATTTCTTGTCACAACTTTTGCCCCGAAACAAGGCTTTCGAACTTGCTGCCAAAGGCACACCGCTTACTGCTGTAGAAGCTGAGCAGTGGGGGATTGTAAACCGGGTAGCGCCTGCTGAAGCCCTAGACGAAGTGCTGGCTGAAGAACTGGCTTATTTTGCCCAGGCACCTACCAAGGCTATAGGTATGATGAAGCGTTTACTCAACCAAGCGTACCAATCAGACTTACCCCACATGATAGAGATGGAAGCCACCTACCAAGACCATGCCTCTAAAACTAAAGACCATACCGAAGGCATTATGTCTTTTATTCAAAAGCGTAAAGCAAACTTTAAAGGCAAGTAG
- a CDS encoding PP2C family protein-serine/threonine phosphatase gives MNIPPFQTFTTSLAKANKAKNGDACRCQVWEETTQTLAVMVLADGVGSKPCDYKASATAVDAFLTHFGDNPDQTNIKARMQAAAYHANQRVHQTSAACQGMMATFVAVVWQVETSLLYFTSVGDSRLYLQHKGTLTQLTQDDSIEKTETVGGQTYSRSYITEALGAGVVHFDIQTQPFLPGDACWLMSDGFYPVVPAPALIQLWRYTNFAHGAEQVFKQYMPQYQDDASVVALRRNDAPKSFATAFDQWKIERVTQTLPANMQISVLTCTIFEATHYSLLKATTKEALRWLQVLDELTIVPDLVTVESLLQAFGKAKLNDQEVYKKIRKLLAKASQK, from the coding sequence ATGAACATACCTCCATTTCAAACTTTTACTACCTCTTTGGCGAAAGCCAACAAAGCTAAAAACGGGGATGCTTGCCGTTGCCAAGTATGGGAAGAAACCACTCAAACCTTGGCGGTGATGGTTTTGGCTGATGGTGTAGGCAGCAAACCTTGCGACTATAAGGCTTCGGCTACTGCAGTGGATGCTTTTTTGACACATTTTGGCGATAACCCTGACCAAACCAACATCAAAGCAAGAATGCAAGCGGCTGCCTACCACGCCAACCAACGAGTACATCAAACCTCTGCTGCCTGCCAGGGAATGATGGCTACTTTTGTGGCAGTAGTATGGCAGGTAGAGACTTCTTTGTTGTATTTTACTTCGGTAGGCGACTCCCGATTGTACCTTCAGCACAAAGGTACTCTGACACAGCTTACTCAAGACGATTCGATAGAAAAAACGGAAACAGTAGGCGGGCAAACCTATAGCCGTAGTTATATTACTGAGGCATTGGGGGCTGGAGTAGTACACTTTGACATACAAACTCAGCCATTTTTACCGGGTGATGCTTGTTGGTTGATGTCAGATGGGTTTTACCCTGTGGTGCCCGCCCCTGCCCTGATACAGCTGTGGCGTTATACCAATTTTGCCCACGGTGCCGAGCAAGTTTTCAAACAATATATGCCTCAATATCAGGACGATGCGAGTGTGGTGGCTTTGCGCCGAAATGATGCACCTAAGAGTTTTGCTACAGCATTTGATCAATGGAAAATCGAACGTGTGACCCAAACATTGCCTGCCAATATGCAAATATCTGTCTTGACTTGTACTATTTTTGAAGCCACCCACTATAGTTTACTCAAGGCAACTACCAAAGAGGCTTTGCGCTGGCTACAAGTGTTAGATGAACTAACTATAGTGCCTGACCTTGTCACAGTAGAAAGTTTGTTACAAGCTTTTGGTAAAGCTAAGTTAAACGACCAGGAAGTCTATAAAAAAATCAGGAAGTTGTTAGCGAAGGCTTCGCAAAAGTGA
- a CDS encoding TetR/AcrR family transcriptional regulator: MRVKDERKIEVIYEATLHLIQEVGIAGITVAKIAKEAKLATGTVYIYFKNKEELINQLYLHLKKQTTENLFVGFDPTEPIKVCMKKLFVNALKNKMASFKEGVFMEQYYHSPYISQEQNK; this comes from the coding sequence GTGAGAGTTAAAGATGAGCGAAAAATAGAGGTGATTTATGAAGCGACACTCCACTTAATTCAGGAAGTGGGCATTGCTGGTATTACGGTAGCCAAGATTGCTAAGGAAGCTAAATTGGCTACTGGAACAGTGTATATTTATTTTAAAAATAAAGAAGAACTCATCAATCAACTTTATCTTCATCTAAAAAAACAAACTACCGAAAACCTGTTTGTAGGCTTTGACCCTACCGAACCCATCAAGGTGTGCATGAAAAAGCTATTTGTCAATGCGTTGAAAAACAAAATGGCAAGCTTCAAAGAAGGGGTGTTTATGGAGCAATATTACCACTCGCCTTATATTAGCCAGGAGCAAAACAAATAG
- a CDS encoding phosphatase PAP2 family protein, translated as MAYFISLVLHPLLLPSILLAVLFYFTSPTVAPVSHSLKLPFLGIIFIMTFVFPMCTAAIWLLSRQIQTPQPKYQTEDESLETYPEVNLHMQNRQDRRWVFVFTSLIYVIATVLFEIKAQNPFITLVLASVTLSLLLLTLITFFWKISAHSVGMSGILGILLGFNYRLGESALFYPILIATILVGLVMTARLYLDAHSPAQVAAGFFMGFVVNFITVLVLL; from the coding sequence ATGGCTTACTTCATATCGCTGGTCTTACATCCTTTATTGTTGCCTTCTATACTGTTGGCAGTGTTGTTTTATTTTACTTCTCCTACAGTAGCTCCAGTGAGCCACTCGCTCAAGCTTCCTTTTTTGGGCATTATCTTTATCATGACTTTTGTATTTCCAATGTGCACTGCCGCCATATGGTTGTTGTCGCGCCAAATACAAACCCCCCAACCCAAATACCAAACCGAAGACGAATCTTTGGAAACCTATCCAGAGGTAAACCTGCACATGCAGAACCGCCAAGACCGACGCTGGGTATTTGTATTCACCAGTTTGATCTATGTAATAGCTACAGTACTGTTTGAAATAAAAGCGCAAAACCCTTTCATCACTCTAGTGTTGGCAAGCGTCACCCTCTCTTTGCTTTTACTTACTCTTATCACTTTTTTTTGGAAGATAAGCGCCCATAGTGTGGGTATGAGTGGTATACTAGGCATATTGCTTGGCTTTAATTATCGTCTGGGCGAAAGTGCGTTGTTTTACCCTATCTTGATTGCCACTATATTGGTGGGGTTGGTTATGACAGCTCGCCTTTACCTTGATGCACACAGCCCTGCACAGGTAGCCGCTGGTTTTTTCATGGGCTTTGTAGTAAACTTTATCACTGTACTGGTACTTTTGTAG